The genome window TTATATATCCTCTTTTCTTGAATGTTTTTGATCCACTACCCTTAAAGCTTTCTTTTTTCTATACTAGCAATATATTTTTGCTTCATTGATAGCAAAACTGAAAAAATTTAGAAAATAGGCGAAACCCAAAAAGCGAAACAATATTTTTTTGGTTGTTCTTTCTAAATTAACAAATTCATTTCGCATTCTAGCTCTTAATTTTATATAATTCACTTAATTTTCAATATACTCCTTTTAATCTGTAAAAAATTCTATTAGTTTAGCAGTATTTTAGTTTTACTAATGACTAAGTTTTTTGTATTGAGAAGTAAAGGTGCAAAATGCTTCCTAATTCTAATGATCTTGAATACTTTCTTGAAGTAACAAAAACTTTAAACATTTCAAAAGCAAGTGAACGGATGGGGGTAGCTCAACCAACAATCACACAATCTATCCATAAATTAGAGTCTTTATTAGGAGCTCAACTTCTAATTAGAACTAGGACAGGAGTACATCTAACAAAAATCGGACAAAAAATGTCCAATCAAGTAGCATTTATTTATGAATATTGGAATTCAATGCGTAGAGAAGTTCAGCATGATTTATATGAATTGCATGGAAAATATACAATCGGCGTACATCCTGCTGTTGGGTATTATACTTTGCCAATTTTTTTCAAAGAAATTTTCTCAAAAGCTCCTAATATAGAAATAGACTTTATCCATGACCGATCAAGAAATATTATCGAGGAAATTTTAAATTTTAAAATTGACTTTGGATTTGTAGTAAATCCATTCAAGCATCCAAATTTAATTTTAAAAAAAATATGTGATGATAGTGTTTGTATTTTTGAAGCAAAAAATACAAGATATAGTGACGTTTTATTTGGAAATTTTGATTTATTACAAACACATTGGATAATTAAACAATTAAAAAGAAGTAATTTTAAATACAAGCATTTTGTATCTACACCTGACTTATTTGTCATTTATAAAATGGTTTTAAGTGGTGCTGGATACGGTATATTGCCTTCGTTAGTTGTTAAATCACAAAATAGTAATACTTTGACACTTGCTAATCAAAATTTGCCACAGTATAAAGATCAAATTTTTCTAGCATATAGAAGAGAAACACTAACCTCTAACTCAGCTAAACTAATTGCTGAAATATGTAAAAATATAGCAATTTCTAATCCATAATTTTCACTTATCTTTCCAATAAATTTATTTTATTTTACTGAACAGCATTTATTTTTTATCATTCTTTTAAAATAAATATTTTGGAGAAACATATGGAATATGACACTTATAAGTATTATTTGAATGATTGTTTTATTTGTGAAAAGATTCTAGAAAAAATATACTCAATTAGAAAAATACCTTATAAGTTAACTAATACTTATGAAAATAAATTGCTCTTAAAAAAATGTATGGATTTTCATTTGGACAAAATAAAAAAATTTGTGCAAAAATCCGAACCTATAGAAATGATTATTCCTGCATTTCCTGTAAAATCACCAAATCCACAGAAAACACTTTCTTGTCATCCAGACTATGCAGAAGTGCTGGCCTTAAAAAAACTTCATGAGTTGTGTTCCTGTATAAAAGAAATATATCCACCTGGCGCAAAAGTTACTATATGCTCAGATGGGAGAGTATTTTGTGACATTATTCCTTTTATTGAAGAGAATGTAGCTAGCTACTCTCAAGAAATAATAAAAATAATACAAATTGAAGATTTCAATAATTTGTCAATATTTAAATTAGATAATTTATTTTCTCACACAGAATATTCAAGAATAAAAGATAAATTTATCAAAGAATTTCCAGATAATGTTGAATCTTTGAAAAAGAAAAGATTTTATTCCCCAGATTTTTTTGTGATGTTTAGTGGATTGAATAAATTTATCTTTGAAGACTTATCATATATTTATAAAGATAAATCTAAACCTTGGATTAGGAATGAAGCCAAAAACTTAACCTTTCAAATCATTCAAAGAAGCAATACTTGGAGCAAGTTAATTGAAAAATACTTTCCCCAAGCTTTGCGGCTTTCAATCCATCCGCAATCAGCTATTGCAAAAAAAATTGGGGTTAACCTAGTCGATGCCGACGATCTTTGGAGGACTCCATGGCACTCAGTATGTTGCTGGAAGGACAATCATTTTTTCTTAACTTCGAAAGAACATGCCGAATTGCTAGGAGCCCATTTAGAAAGAGCCGATGAAAGGTACCCCTATTATAGGTTGTAATTTAAGCAGCCCGCAAAGAAGCTTAGTCCTGGAGTTATAAAAGTCCTTGTCAAACGAAAAAAAATGAGGCATGGTTGCAGTTTCTAAGGACGATCTAGAAAAAGAGAGCCTTATCTTTTTAATTTATTCAATAATTACAAGAGGTTATCATGACTTCACCAACCGACAAAACAAATCGCTGCCGCGAAGCTAAAAAAGTAAAAATGGGCAAACAAGCTAAAAATAAATTACGTAGAACAGGAACAACTCCAAAGTTGTTTACGCTCAATAAGCCAACTCCAAATGAGCTTAAGTAATTTTTCGCTTTGGAAAACTATTTTCATTCATAGAGAAGAATTTTCATCCTACTATCGTGCATAAGTTATGAAATTTTGCATGCTTGTAATGAGAACCATCTTCTCTTTTTTATTTTTTTTTGCAGACATGATAGATTTTGGATGTTATAACCCCAAAACAGAGGTCTTCAATCGATAAAACAACCTTTATTAAGGAGAATGCACACTATATGCGTCCAATGGGAAACCAACAATCTCGTACCCCCACCCAAGATGGCCCTAGAATCAATGATAGAATTAAAGCAACAGAAGTTCGCCTTATTTCCGACACTGGAGAGCAAGTAGGCGTTTTACCCATCCGTGAAGCTCTTTCAAGAGCGGAAGAGTTAGGGCTAGACTTAGTTGAAGTTTCACCTGACGCAAAACCACCTGTGTGCCGCTTAATTGACTATGGCAAATTTAAGTATCAGCAAAGCAAGAAAGCTCAAGAAGCCAAGAAAAAACAAGTTGTTATTGAAGTTAAAGAAATAAATTTGACTCCTAACACAGAAAGACACGACATAGAAACTAAGCAGAATCATATTAAAAGATGGATTGCCGAAAAAGCACGTGTCCGGGTTGGAGTTAAGTTTAGAGGACGTGAAATGTCGCACGTAGATCTTGGCTATAAAGCACTCCAAGAACTCATGGCAGGTTTAGAAGATATCGTTGTACAAGAATCAGCACCACGTTTAGAAGGCCGTAGACTTGTTGTAACACTTCTACCAAAAAGCGAAAAGGTATGACCTCTTCCAATTGTTATCAATTGGCCATTTTAGAAACATCAGACTTACACTGTAGTATTCTTCCATATGACTATTATAGTGACAAAAAGTCTGATTTTTTTGGGCTTGCAAAAACAGCAAGTCTCATAAAAAAATATCGAAAACTTTTCCCGCATTCATTGCTTGTAGATAATGGTGATCTTATACAGGGTAACGCATTATCAGATTACTTAAAACAGTTTAAAGTAATTGATAGCAAAACCATTCATCCCATAATAGATGTAATGAATTTTTTAGAATATGATATTGCAACAGTTGGAAATCATGACTT of Pigmentibacter sp. JX0631 contains these proteins:
- a CDS encoding L-tyrosine/L-tryptophan isonitrile synthase family protein, producing the protein MEYDTYKYYLNDCFICEKILEKIYSIRKIPYKLTNTYENKLLLKKCMDFHLDKIKKFVQKSEPIEMIIPAFPVKSPNPQKTLSCHPDYAEVLALKKLHELCSCIKEIYPPGAKVTICSDGRVFCDIIPFIEENVASYSQEIIKIIQIEDFNNLSIFKLDNLFSHTEYSRIKDKFIKEFPDNVESLKKKRFYSPDFFVMFSGLNKFIFEDLSYIYKDKSKPWIRNEAKNLTFQIIQRSNTWSKLIEKYFPQALRLSIHPQSAIAKKIGVNLVDADDLWRTPWHSVCCWKDNHFFLTSKEHAELLGAHLERADERYPYYRL
- a CDS encoding LysR family transcriptional regulator, which gives rise to MLPNSNDLEYFLEVTKTLNISKASERMGVAQPTITQSIHKLESLLGAQLLIRTRTGVHLTKIGQKMSNQVAFIYEYWNSMRREVQHDLYELHGKYTIGVHPAVGYYTLPIFFKEIFSKAPNIEIDFIHDRSRNIIEEILNFKIDFGFVVNPFKHPNLILKKICDDSVCIFEAKNTRYSDVLFGNFDLLQTHWIIKQLKRSNFKYKHFVSTPDLFVIYKMVLSGAGYGILPSLVVKSQNSNTLTLANQNLPQYKDQIFLAYRRETLTSNSAKLIAEICKNIAISNP
- the infC gene encoding translation initiation factor IF-3, whose translation is MRPMGNQQSRTPTQDGPRINDRIKATEVRLISDTGEQVGVLPIREALSRAEELGLDLVEVSPDAKPPVCRLIDYGKFKYQQSKKAQEAKKKQVVIEVKEINLTPNTERHDIETKQNHIKRWIAEKARVRVGVKFRGREMSHVDLGYKALQELMAGLEDIVVQESAPRLEGRRLVVTLLPKSEKV